A part of Streptococcus porcinus genomic DNA contains:
- the pfkA gene encoding 6-phosphofructokinase produces the protein MKRIAVLSSGGDAPGMNAAIRAVVRKAISEGMEVYGVNHGYAGLVAGDIFPISSRDVGDKISRGGTFLYSARYPEFAQLEGQLAGIEQLKKNNIEGVVVIGGDGSYHGAMRLTEHGFPAVGVPGTIDNDIAGTDFTIGFDTAVNTAVEAIDKLRDTSSSHGRTFVVEVMGRNAGDIALWAGISSGADQIIVPEEGFDIKQVAETIENDFKKQGKNHHIIVLAEGVMSGAEFAEKLKAAGDKSDLRVTNLGHILRGGSPTARDRVLASRLGAHAVKLLKEGRGGLAVGIHNEELVESPILGTAEEGALFTLAEDGKIIVNNPHKARLDFAKLNRSLSR, from the coding sequence ATGAAACGTATTGCTGTTTTATCAAGTGGTGGTGATGCCCCTGGTATGAACGCTGCTATCCGCGCGGTTGTTCGTAAAGCAATCTCAGAAGGTATGGAAGTTTATGGAGTTAACCATGGTTACGCAGGTTTGGTTGCTGGTGACATTTTCCCTATCAGTTCTAGAGACGTTGGCGACAAAATTTCCCGTGGAGGAACTTTCTTATACTCTGCTCGTTATCCAGAATTTGCACAATTAGAAGGTCAATTAGCTGGTATTGAACAACTTAAGAAAAATAACATCGAAGGTGTGGTTGTTATTGGTGGAGATGGTTCATATCATGGTGCAATGCGCTTGACAGAACACGGCTTCCCTGCAGTAGGAGTTCCTGGAACAATTGATAATGATATTGCTGGCACTGATTTTACAATTGGTTTTGACACAGCTGTAAATACTGCGGTTGAAGCCATTGACAAATTACGTGATACTTCTTCAAGTCATGGCCGTACATTTGTTGTTGAAGTTATGGGACGTAACGCAGGAGATATTGCTCTTTGGGCAGGTATTTCAAGTGGTGCTGATCAGATTATTGTACCTGAAGAAGGTTTTGATATTAAACAAGTTGCTGAAACCATTGAAAATGACTTCAAAAAACAAGGTAAAAACCATCATATTATTGTTCTTGCAGAAGGTGTTATGAGTGGTGCTGAATTTGCTGAAAAACTTAAAGCTGCTGGAGATAAGAGTGACTTACGTGTAACAAACCTAGGACATATTTTGCGGGGCGGTTCACCAACTGCACGTGACCGAGTTCTAGCTTCACGATTAGGAGCTCATGCTGTTAAACTTCTTAAAGAAGGCCGAGGCGGTTTGGCAGTGGGAATTCACAATGAAGAACTAGTTGAAAGCCCAATCCTTGGGACTGCCGAAGAAGGTGCTTTATTCACTCTAGCTGAAGATGGTAAGATTATTGTTAATAATCCACATAAAGCACGTCTTGATTTTGCTAAATTAAATCGTTCACTTTCAAGATAA